From Candidatus Pedobacter colombiensis, one genomic window encodes:
- the metF gene encoding methylenetetrahydrofolate reductase [NAD(P)H], whose amino-acid sequence MKIIDHINNAKGKTLFSFELLPPIKGQSIKGIFDAIDPLMEFNPPFIDVTYLREDYIYKQHANGLLEKVAYRKRPSTVATCAAIMNKYKVDAVPHLICGGFTKDETENALIDLQFLGIDNVLVLRGDARKSDNAFIPTPNGHAYASELLQHVANMNKGKYLHDDMESAEKTDFCIGVAGYPEKHFESPNLDTDFKYLKHKVDTGADFIVTQMFFDNKKYQEFVDKCRTNGINVPIIPGLKPITSSKQLISLPKIFHLDIPLELSEAVQACKSEKEVKEVGIEWMINQCNELKAMGAPVLHFYTMGNPEPTKRIARAVF is encoded by the coding sequence ATGAAAATTATAGACCATATAAATAATGCTAAGGGTAAAACCTTGTTCTCATTTGAATTATTACCTCCTATTAAAGGACAAAGTATCAAAGGAATATTTGATGCCATAGATCCTTTAATGGAATTTAATCCTCCATTTATTGACGTAACCTATCTGCGCGAGGATTACATTTATAAGCAACATGCAAATGGTTTATTAGAAAAAGTAGCTTACCGCAAACGCCCAAGTACTGTGGCGACCTGTGCGGCTATTATGAATAAGTATAAAGTTGATGCTGTACCCCATTTAATCTGTGGCGGTTTTACCAAAGATGAGACGGAAAATGCATTGATTGACCTTCAGTTTTTGGGCATCGACAACGTATTGGTGCTAAGAGGTGATGCGCGTAAAAGTGACAATGCCTTTATTCCGACACCCAATGGCCATGCTTATGCTTCGGAACTGCTGCAACATGTGGCAAACATGAATAAGGGCAAATACTTACACGACGATATGGAAAGTGCAGAAAAAACAGATTTCTGTATCGGTGTTGCCGGTTATCCCGAAAAGCATTTTGAATCACCTAATCTGGACACAGATTTCAAATACCTGAAACATAAAGTAGACACAGGAGCTGACTTTATTGTAACCCAGATGTTCTTCGACAATAAAAAATATCAGGAATTTGTTGATAAATGTAGGACTAATGGAATTAATGTGCCTATCATTCCTGGATTGAAACCAATTACCAGCAGTAAACAGTTGATCAGTCTACCTAAAATATTTCACCTTGATATTCCTTTAGAACTGAGCGAAGCTGTACAAGCCTGCAAGTCCGAAAAAGAGGTAAAAGAAGTGGGGATTGAATGGATGATTAACCAATGTAACGAGCTTAAAGCGATGGGTGCGCCGGTATTGCATTTCTACACAATGGGGAATCCGGAGCCTACAAAGAGAATTGCGCGCGCAGTCTTTTAA
- a CDS encoding META domain-containing protein, which translates to MKRLMLFTLVITSSLAACTTMKPGTIGNGGLSQLGGTWELDYISGPRIAFNGLYPGKKPIIKFDIADKRFSGNTSCNSFSGQLVADDTSINFTKPFMMTKMACPGEGEATFVEMLKKASTYSITNDSTLNFMMGDIAIMRFSKK; encoded by the coding sequence ATGAAAAGGCTGATGCTATTTACGCTGGTTATTACAAGTTCTTTAGCGGCTTGTACAACCATGAAACCCGGTACTATAGGCAATGGTGGACTATCTCAATTAGGCGGAACCTGGGAGCTAGATTATATTTCAGGACCAAGAATAGCGTTCAATGGTCTTTATCCGGGCAAAAAACCCATCATCAAGTTTGACATTGCCGACAAAAGATTTAGCGGCAACACCAGCTGCAATTCATTCTCTGGTCAACTGGTAGCAGACGACACTTCGATTAACTTTACCAAGCCCTTTATGATGACAAAAATGGCTTGCCCCGGTGAAGGAGAAGCCACTTTTGTCGAAATGCTTAAAAAAGCAAGTACTTATTCAATAACCAACGATAGTACCCTGAATTTTATGATGGGTGATATCGCGATTATGCGTTTTAGTAAGAAGTAG
- the metH gene encoding methionine synthase, with product MNIREELEKRILIIDGAMGTMIQRYVLTEEDFRGERFKNHPCDVKGNNDLLNLTRPDIIKEIHTEYLKAGTDIIETNTFSTQRISLADYQMEELDYEMSLEGAKIAKEAVNEFMSANPGRKCFVAGAVGPTNRTLSISPDVNDPGFRAITFDELVDAYDQQVRGLVDGGADLLLIETIFDTLNAKAAIFSIKKYEAEIGRKIEIMISGTITDASGRTLSGQTAEAFLNSVIHANPLSIGFNCALGAKDMRPHIEELSAKAPCFVSAYPNAGLPNEFGAYDEMPHETAHLVEDFIQHGFVNIVGGCCGTTPDHIGCIAAKAKNVAPRTIPHIEPYMRLSGLEPVTITPESIFVNIGERTNITGSPKFSKLILGGDFEAALAVARQQVEGGAQVIDVNMDEGMIDSEASMTKFLNLIASEPDISRLPIMVDSSKWSVIEAGLKCLQGKGIVNSISLKEGEDKFRESARKIMTYGAAVVVMAFDELGQADNFERRKEICKRSYDILVDEIGFPPQDIIFDPNILTVATGLEEHNNYAVDFINATRWIKENLPYAKVSGGVSNISFSFRGNNTVREAMHSAFLYHAIKAGLDMGIVNAGMLEVYQEIPPELLVLVEDVLLNRRDDATERLVEFADTIKSKGKEIVRDEEWRKASVEERLSHALVKGIIEYLDNDVEEARQKYARPIQVIEGPLMDGMNIVGDLFGAGKMFLPQVVKSARVMKKAVAYLLPFIEQEKLSNPDQDQNSSAGRILMATVKGDVHDIGKNIVGVVLACNNFEIVDMGVMVPAQDIIKKAKEIDADIIGLSGLITPSLDEMVHFAKEMEREGFSIPLMIGGATTSRIHAAVKVAPNYSGPAIHVLDASRSVTVASTLMNKDTRDEYIAGIRAEYDKAREAHLNKRSDKRFKTIEEARKDNFKIDPALVAPAPKFTGTRVFENYPLEKLVPYIDWTPFFQTWELRGSYPRILEDKTVGDEAKKLFADAQALLKRIVDEKLLTAKAVIGFWPANAVGDDIVLNVDGKEVVIHTLRQQAEKTADQPYYALSDFVAQKETGIPDYFGGFALTTGIGCDELVAEFEAVYDDYNSIMAKALADRLAEAFAEKMHELVRKDHWGYAQDEALDNEALIKEEYSGIRPAPGYPACPEHTEKGTLFELLDAEAKIGLRLTESYAMYPTAAVSGFYFAHPQSRYFGLGKITKDQVEDYAARKNMPLEEVERWLSPNLAY from the coding sequence ATGAACATTAGAGAAGAATTAGAAAAGCGGATCCTAATTATTGATGGTGCAATGGGCACCATGATACAGCGATACGTTTTAACTGAAGAAGATTTTAGGGGCGAACGCTTCAAAAATCACCCATGTGATGTAAAGGGGAACAACGACTTACTAAACTTAACCCGACCAGACATCATCAAAGAGATTCATACCGAATACCTGAAGGCCGGTACTGATATCATTGAGACCAACACTTTTAGTACCCAACGTATTTCCCTGGCCGATTATCAGATGGAAGAGTTGGATTATGAGATGAGCCTTGAAGGCGCTAAAATTGCCAAAGAAGCGGTAAATGAATTTATGTCGGCCAATCCCGGTCGTAAATGCTTTGTTGCCGGAGCTGTAGGGCCGACCAACAGAACATTATCCATCTCACCGGATGTAAATGACCCCGGTTTTAGAGCCATTACCTTTGATGAGCTGGTTGATGCATATGATCAACAAGTCCGCGGGCTCGTTGATGGAGGCGCTGACTTATTGTTAATCGAAACCATTTTTGATACTTTAAATGCCAAAGCTGCCATATTTTCTATTAAAAAATATGAGGCAGAAATTGGTCGTAAAATAGAGATCATGATCTCAGGTACTATTACCGATGCATCAGGAAGAACCTTAAGTGGACAAACTGCTGAAGCATTCCTAAATTCGGTAATCCATGCCAACCCTTTAAGCATAGGTTTTAACTGTGCTTTGGGTGCTAAAGACATGAGACCACACATTGAAGAACTTTCAGCGAAAGCTCCTTGCTTTGTTTCGGCTTATCCAAATGCAGGTTTACCAAACGAATTTGGGGCTTATGATGAAATGCCGCACGAAACAGCCCATCTCGTAGAAGATTTTATCCAGCATGGTTTCGTAAATATAGTTGGTGGTTGTTGTGGTACTACACCCGATCACATTGGTTGTATTGCTGCAAAAGCAAAAAATGTAGCGCCGCGTACAATCCCGCACATTGAACCTTACATGCGTTTAAGCGGTTTAGAACCGGTTACCATTACACCTGAAAGTATTTTTGTAAATATTGGTGAGCGCACCAACATTACCGGATCGCCAAAATTCTCTAAACTAATTCTGGGTGGGGATTTTGAGGCCGCACTCGCAGTTGCTCGTCAGCAAGTTGAAGGCGGGGCCCAGGTTATAGATGTAAACATGGATGAGGGAATGATTGATTCGGAAGCATCGATGACGAAGTTCTTGAACCTGATTGCTTCTGAGCCTGACATTTCCAGGCTACCCATCATGGTCGATTCATCGAAATGGTCTGTAATCGAAGCCGGATTAAAATGCTTACAGGGAAAGGGAATTGTCAACTCCATATCTTTAAAAGAAGGAGAAGATAAATTTAGAGAGAGTGCACGCAAAATTATGACCTACGGTGCTGCTGTAGTTGTAATGGCCTTTGATGAGCTGGGTCAGGCTGATAATTTTGAAAGAAGAAAAGAGATCTGTAAAAGATCATACGATATTTTAGTGGACGAAATTGGCTTTCCTCCACAAGACATTATTTTTGATCCAAACATCCTTACTGTTGCTACCGGTCTGGAAGAACACAATAACTATGCGGTAGATTTTATCAATGCTACCCGCTGGATTAAAGAAAACCTCCCTTATGCCAAAGTGAGTGGTGGGGTTTCCAATATTTCCTTCTCTTTTAGAGGAAACAATACGGTTAGAGAAGCCATGCACTCAGCATTTTTATACCACGCCATTAAAGCGGGTCTGGATATGGGAATTGTGAACGCCGGAATGCTGGAGGTTTATCAGGAAATTCCACCTGAGCTACTGGTACTGGTTGAAGATGTATTGTTGAACCGCAGGGATGACGCTACAGAAAGGCTTGTTGAATTTGCAGATACCATCAAATCAAAAGGAAAAGAGATCGTAAGAGATGAGGAATGGCGTAAAGCTTCGGTTGAAGAAAGGCTTTCTCATGCTTTGGTTAAAGGAATCATAGAATATCTTGACAATGATGTGGAAGAGGCACGTCAAAAGTATGCAAGACCAATTCAGGTAATTGAAGGCCCATTGATGGACGGAATGAACATTGTGGGTGACCTTTTTGGCGCCGGAAAAATGTTCTTACCTCAGGTCGTAAAATCTGCCCGCGTGATGAAAAAAGCAGTGGCTTATCTATTGCCTTTTATTGAGCAGGAAAAACTTAGCAACCCGGATCAGGATCAGAACTCATCTGCAGGTCGCATATTAATGGCAACGGTGAAGGGTGATGTGCATGATATCGGGAAAAATATCGTAGGCGTTGTTTTGGCATGTAACAACTTCGAAATTGTAGATATGGGTGTAATGGTACCTGCACAGGATATCATTAAAAAAGCCAAAGAAATTGATGCTGATATTATTGGGTTAAGTGGACTAATCACGCCTTCATTAGATGAGATGGTTCATTTTGCCAAAGAAATGGAACGTGAAGGCTTTTCCATTCCATTGATGATTGGTGGAGCGACCACTTCCCGCATTCATGCAGCTGTAAAGGTGGCACCAAACTATTCCGGCCCGGCGATACACGTTTTAGATGCATCGAGAAGTGTAACTGTAGCCAGTACACTGATGAACAAGGATACCAGAGATGAGTACATTGCTGGTATTAGAGCAGAGTACGATAAAGCACGTGAAGCACATTTAAATAAGCGGTCTGACAAGCGTTTTAAAACTATTGAAGAAGCACGTAAGGATAACTTTAAAATAGATCCGGCGCTAGTGGCCCCTGCCCCTAAATTTACAGGAACAAGGGTATTCGAAAATTATCCATTGGAGAAACTTGTGCCTTATATTGATTGGACACCGTTTTTCCAAACCTGGGAACTTCGTGGAAGCTACCCAAGAATATTGGAAGATAAAACTGTAGGTGACGAGGCAAAGAAATTATTTGCCGATGCACAAGCATTATTAAAAAGGATAGTGGATGAGAAACTATTGACAGCTAAAGCTGTAATTGGTTTCTGGCCTGCAAATGCAGTTGGTGATGATATTGTATTGAATGTTGACGGCAAAGAGGTGGTGATCCATACTTTGCGCCAACAGGCAGAAAAAACTGCCGATCAGCCTTACTATGCACTTTCGGATTTTGTGGCTCAAAAAGAAACAGGTATCCCTGATTATTTTGGAGGCTTCGCATTAACAACCGGTATTGGTTGTGACGAACTGGTAGCAGAGTTTGAAGCTGTTTATGATGATTATAATAGCATCATGGCCAAAGCATTGGCAGATAGGTTGGCCGAAGCTTTCGCTGAAAAGATGCACGAGCTGGTAAGAAAAGATCATTGGGGCTATGCCCAGGACGAGGCTTTGGATAACGAAGCGCTGATAAAAGAAGAGTACTCAGGTATTCGTCCGGCACCTGGTTACCCAGCTTGTCCCGAACATACTGAAAAAGGTACTTTGTTTGAATTACTGGACGCAGAGGCTAAAATTGGCCTTCGCTTAACAGAAAGCTATGCCATGTACCCTACTGCCGCGGTAAGCGGGTTTTATTTTGCACATCCACAATCAAGATATTTTGGTTTGGGCAAAATTACCAAAGACCAGGTAGAAGATTATGCGGCAAGGAAAAACATGCCGCTGGAAGAAGTAGAAAGATGGCTGAGCCCTAACCTGGCATACTAA